From uncultured Desulfobacter sp.:
TTCAGTTGAGCATCTGCTTATGGATTGTTTATTTTTATCCGGTATAAAGGATCCCCCACGAGCACTTGTTTCCAGGACAGATACGGCAGGCTGACTAGATAGGATTCGACCAGGGTCAGTTTTCCCTTGGTCAGAAAATCAAAAAATATTTCCGGCATAGGGAACGACTGGACATAGGGCTCTCCCACAGGGCCGACAGTGGCGGCAATGCCGTTATCCAACATTTTTTTGCACCAGACATTACTGTTTTTACGTTTTAGCGTCGCGCATTCCGAGCTTGCAATGTGGTATCCAACCGCCCCTTTTTCCCAGGTAAAAGCATCCACATAGTTGGCCAGGCTGTACCACCCGCAGTAAAGGGAAGCATTGGGGCAGTCTCCAGGCTGAAATAAATCCTGCTTGTCATCCAGGACCACCGTCAACCCTTCTTTTTTCAGACGGCCTGCCGCATTATGGATGGATTTATCATAAAGTCCATATCCGGAAACTTTTTTTTGACCAGGATTTTTCCATCTGGCATCAAAGTAGGCCGTACCGGACAAGCCATTTGTTTCAGCTTCAATGCTGTCATTTACAATCCGTTTGACAATGCTTGGTTCAGCCCCGTCCAGACGGCTGACCATGATCACGTCTGATTTACCAATGGCCGTTTTTTTGGACCGCCATGGCAGAAAAAAAGGATTGGGCAGCCAGAAATTAAGCGTGTATTCATTTTTTTTGACAAGCATTAATTCAGAATCAAAGGACGCCATTTTGTCCGTGGAAGCCTTTAACTGTTTAATTTTTTTGTTTATCTGGCTCAGCGTTTTTTTTTGTTCTTCAGTCATTTGTCCATTTTTTTCTTTCAAGTCATCAAATTTTTTCTTTTGCACGGCCAACCGGTCTATCCGGGTCTGTTCCTCCTTTGTCATCCCTGGTGAAGAAATCCGTAGCGGAAGCCCATACATTGTGACAATGGCGTTGATCTTCCGATTCTTTTTCAAGGCTCGACGGACCGGGGGAACGATTTTTTTTAAATAAGCGTCACGTGAACAGGTTTCCTTATCTGTGATAAATACCAGCAGCAGATTCTCTTTAGGGATCTGCCGTTTCTCCATGTACCAGGCGGCAAGGACCTGGCTTTTAGCAGCATTGCGGTTGGCAATAACAAGCACTTCATCCGGAGACAAAGCCAAGGCAGGCATGACGGAAAAGCTGAATAAAGAAAATAAGGCTGCAAAAATGCCAATAGAAAAACGCATTATGCTTTTCCTGGTTTATTCAAATGGTTCATGTACCAGAAGGCTGCCTCATCAAGGCCGTCCTGAACCGAGTACTGCGGACGGTATCCCAAAAGGTCCCGGGCCTTGGATATATCTGCCAGGGAATGGCGAACATCCCCTGGCCTGAAATCTCTGTATTCCGGAGTTACGTCGGCGCGGTCCGGCAGTGTTTCGGCCACCCGATCACGGATCAATGAAAACAGCTGATTTAACGTGGTGCGCTGCCCAAATGCAACGTTATATACCTGGTCTGCGGCGTCATCCCCGGCCGTTGCAGCCAGCAGATTGGCCTGAACACAATTATCAATGAAACAGAAATCCCGGCTGGTTTCACCGTCACCATTGATATAAACCGTGCTTTTACGGATCAATGCGCCAAACCATAAAGGAATTACTGCGGCATAGGCCCCGTTAGGGTCCTGGCGGCGGCCGAACACATTAAAATATCGCAGTCCGATGCTTTTAAACCCGTAGGTGGAAGCAAACACCCGGGCGTACAGTTCGTTGACCAGTTTTGTCACGGCATAGGGGGAAAGAGGATTACCGATAGTCTCTTCTTTTTTGGGAAGCGTTGGATGATCCCCATAGGTGGAACTTGATGCAGCATATACGAACCGTTTTACGTCCGCGTCCCGGGCTGCAGTCAGCATATTTAAAAAGCCTGTAATATTATTTTCATTGGTGGTCAAGGGATCAGCAACAGACCGGGGAACGGAACCCAAAGCAGCTTGGTGAAGTACATAATCTTGCCCCGTGCAAACAGCCGCGCAGGTGCCGGCATTGGTGATATCCCCTTCAATAAAAGAAAATTTCTGCCATGCCTCAGGACCAACAGCCTCTTTGACCTGGTCCAGATTATGTTGAAATCCTGTGGAAAAATTGTCCAGGCCGGTTACTGTTTGCCCGAGATTAAGCAGAGTTTCCAGAAGATTGGAGCCAATGAACCCTGCGCATCCGGTGATCAGCCAGGATCTTGGATTTTTTTTCAAATTCTGTTCAATTAATGTGAAACGCATATGTGTATCCCTAATGTTTAATATGTTGTTTGATACTTGTTGATCGCAATCCTCGGTTTTGCCCATGGGCCTTACCACAACTCCCAATGCCCGAAGTAATAGACATAAAGGGCCAATCCGATATTGGTTACCCCGTGGGCAACAATGCAGGAAATCAAATCTTTTCTCAATATCCACAAAAGGGCCATGAGTACGCCGTAGGCAATGGCTGCGGGCCATTCGGCAACCACATGGCCCGCAGCAAAAATAATAGTTGAAATCACAATGGCGTAAATGGTCCACTGCCCCGGTGCCACATCGAAAATACTGGCCTCATCCAGGGCCGCAGAAAAAGCTTTTGGGGTTTTTTGCCTGCGCAGAAAATCCCATTGCAGGGCGACCCGGAAGACAAATCCACGCATGAACAACTCTTCAAATACCGGCACCACAAAACCGGCGGTCAAAAGCCTCAGGGAAAATCCGATATCAGACCATGGCGCGCCATCCCCGGGATTTGTAAAAGGGGCATATAAACCGCACCACACCACCAGTCCGATGATCCCGAAAATGATTCCCCACAAACATGATATCCATTTATTTTTAGGGCCGGTTAAAGGAACGTACCATTTCCAGGCCCAGATCAAAAGCCCGGGCACAATTACCAGCTTCATTATATATATGATTTCTTCGGGCAGCTTGTTATGCAGAACGGAAGAAAGAGCCACATAAGCGAAATACGGTGCTGCATAGGGAATCAGCAGATCCATATTTTTCCATTTTTTTTGGGAACTATCAGTGTTGGAACTATTCATTCAATCACCTCGATTTCAACTCTGCGGTTCATCATCCGGCCCCAGATCGTATCATTGCTTTCAATCGGGTCCTGTGCGCCTCTACCCTGGATTTGCATCTGATAGCTTTTTACCCCCAGCCCCAGAAGAAAGCTTTTCACGATATTGGCCCTGAATTCGGATAATCTTACATTATATGTGCCATTTTCCATGGCATCCGTATATCCGGTAATGAGAATTTTTGAATCCTGATGCACAACCAGGGGTTTTGAAAATGCTTCAAGTTTTTTAAGATCTTTTTCAATAATAGCATTGCCGTTATGCTTAAAACGGACTGTAATTTTGTCCTTTGAAAGTGGGGGCAGGGGATTATTTAATTCCGGTGATAAATCTGTTTCCGGGGGCTCAATGACAAATTTGAGTTCTTCCGGGTTTTCAGCCTGATCCTGGACTTTTTTTTCAACGGCAGTCTTTGGATTAGGCGGGGTTTGATTATCCGGGTGTTCAGGCTTCTGGACAGCAGGCTGATTTTCCGGCTGGATGGTTTTATCTGTCTTTTGTTCTTTTATTATTTCCTGTGTTTGATCAAACGGCTGTTCTACCCGGGAACGCATGGAAAAAAAATGGTCCGGGAACATAAAATACCAGGCAAAAATAAAAAAGCAGATTATAATTAATAAATTGCCCCATGGGAATTGTTTTATTTGCGGTTGTGGAACTGGGGGGACAGGCTGCTGTACAGGCGGATAGTGATCAAAATCCCGGGCAGACAGGTCATTCGGGATATTATTTTTATTCTCATGGTAGGTATCGGGCTCAAACGGTTCATTGATGTCACGGTTGCGGACATGGGCTGGGATTTTTAGTTCTTTTGCGCATTCCTTTACAATGCCTGCGTCAATAATCCGCTGTTCCCTGACAAACCCGGACAACAGGGAATGATCGCATAAAATATTGATGCGTCTTGGAAATCCGCCTGAATATAGAAAAATTTCCTGCACCGCATCCCAGTCAAACAACCGTTCCTGTGTGCCTGCAATTTTAAGCCGGTGGCGAATATATTCATCCACCTCCTCCGGGGTCAAGGGCTCCAGGTTGTAGTTGAGGGTCATCCGCTGGAGAACCGCCCTGTTCTGGGGTCTGTTCAAAATTTCATTGAATTCGTTTTGTCCGATGAAAAAAATATTTATCAGCTTTGCATCTGGTTTTTCAATATTTGACAGCAGGCGGATTTCTTCAAGCATTTCCTGGGTAAGCAGCTGGGCTTCGTCAATGATGAGCAGCACCTTTTTATTTTTTTCAGCGGCGCTGAGCAGAAAGTTTTTAAAATGGGCAAGAAATGCACCTTTGGATGTAAATTCCCTGTCCATGCCAAAGGATGAGGCAATATAATTCAAAAAATCAAGTTTAATCAGGCTCGGATCCGGTACAGAGGTGCAAATGACATCCTGTTCCAAGCTCTGGATTAATGCGTTTATCAGAGATGTTTTGCCTGTTCCCACATCACCGGTTAAAAGCAAAAACCCTTTGTTGTCCAAGATGCCGTACCTAAGGGTGGCAAGGGCTTCTCTATGCTTTTCCCCAAACCACATGAATGCGGGATCACAGCTTATCTGAAAGGGGGGTAACTTGAGATTGTAGAATTCATTGTACATTATAAATTGTGGAGATACTCCATATCCTTGTTCTGGGTTTGTTTGGTTCCAATCACCACTATTTGGGTTCTGTTGGGATGATTCATGAAATAAAGCCTGCCAT
This genomic window contains:
- a CDS encoding TIGR03790 family protein, with the protein product MRFSIGIFAALFSLFSFSVMPALALSPDEVLVIANRNAAKSQVLAAWYMEKRQIPKENLLLVFITDKETCSRDAYLKKIVPPVRRALKKNRKINAIVTMYGLPLRISSPGMTKEEQTRIDRLAVQKKKFDDLKEKNGQMTEEQKKTLSQINKKIKQLKASTDKMASFDSELMLVKKNEYTLNFWLPNPFFLPWRSKKTAIGKSDVIMVSRLDGAEPSIVKRIVNDSIEAETNGLSGTAYFDARWKNPGQKKVSGYGLYDKSIHNAAGRLKKEGLTVVLDDKQDLFQPGDCPNASLYCGWYSLANYVDAFTWEKGAVGYHIASSECATLKRKNSNVWCKKMLDNGIAATVGPVGEPYVQSFPMPEIFFDFLTKGKLTLVESYLVSLPYLSWKQVLVGDPLYRIKINNP
- a CDS encoding SDR family oxidoreductase; translated protein: MRFTLIEQNLKKNPRSWLITGCAGFIGSNLLETLLNLGQTVTGLDNFSTGFQHNLDQVKEAVGPEAWQKFSFIEGDITNAGTCAAVCTGQDYVLHQAALGSVPRSVADPLTTNENNITGFLNMLTAARDADVKRFVYAASSSTYGDHPTLPKKEETIGNPLSPYAVTKLVNELYARVFASTYGFKSIGLRYFNVFGRRQDPNGAYAAVIPLWFGALIRKSTVYINGDGETSRDFCFIDNCVQANLLAATAGDDAADQVYNVAFGQRTTLNQLFSLIRDRVAETLPDRADVTPEYRDFRPGDVRHSLADISKARDLLGYRPQYSVQDGLDEAAFWYMNHLNKPGKA
- a CDS encoding CPBP family glutamic-type intramembrane protease is translated as MNSSNTDSSQKKWKNMDLLIPYAAPYFAYVALSSVLHNKLPEEIIYIMKLVIVPGLLIWAWKWYVPLTGPKNKWISCLWGIIFGIIGLVVWCGLYAPFTNPGDGAPWSDIGFSLRLLTAGFVVPVFEELFMRGFVFRVALQWDFLRRQKTPKAFSAALDEASIFDVAPGQWTIYAIVISTIIFAAGHVVAEWPAAIAYGVLMALLWILRKDLISCIVAHGVTNIGLALYVYYFGHWELW
- a CDS encoding AAA family ATPase, translating into MWFGEKHREALATLRYGILDNKGFLLLTGDVGTGKTSLINALIQSLEQDVICTSVPDPSLIKLDFLNYIASSFGMDREFTSKGAFLAHFKNFLLSAAEKNKKVLLIIDEAQLLTQEMLEEIRLLSNIEKPDAKLINIFFIGQNEFNEILNRPQNRAVLQRMTLNYNLEPLTPEEVDEYIRHRLKIAGTQERLFDWDAVQEIFLYSGGFPRRINILCDHSLLSGFVREQRIIDAGIVKECAKELKIPAHVRNRDINEPFEPDTYHENKNNIPNDLSARDFDHYPPVQQPVPPVPQPQIKQFPWGNLLIIICFFIFAWYFMFPDHFFSMRSRVEQPFDQTQEIIKEQKTDKTIQPENQPAVQKPEHPDNQTPPNPKTAVEKKVQDQAENPEELKFVIEPPETDLSPELNNPLPPLSKDKITVRFKHNGNAIIEKDLKKLEAFSKPLVVHQDSKILITGYTDAMENGTYNVRLSEFRANIVKSFLLGLGVKSYQMQIQGRGAQDPIESNDTIWGRMMNRRVEIEVIE